One genomic segment of Rivularia sp. PCC 7116 includes these proteins:
- the apcB gene encoding allophycocyanin subunit beta: MQDAITSVINSSDVQGKYLDTGAMEKLKGYFQTGELRVRAATTIAANAAAIVKEAVAKSLLYSDITRPGGNMYTTRRYAACIRDLDYYLRYSTYAMLAGDPSILDERVLNGLKETYNSLGVPVGATVQAINSMKEVTASLVGPDAGKEMGVYFDYICSGLS; this comes from the coding sequence ATGCAAGACGCAATTACTTCTGTCATCAATTCTTCAGACGTTCAAGGTAAGTACCTCGATACCGGCGCTATGGAAAAGCTCAAGGGCTATTTCCAGACTGGTGAATTGAGAGTACGTGCTGCTACCACCATTGCTGCTAACGCTGCTGCAATCGTTAAGGAAGCTGTAGCTAAGTCCTTGTTGTACTCTGATATCACCCGTCCCGGTGGTAACATGTACACCACTCGCCGTTACGCTGCTTGTATCCGCGATTTGGACTACTACCTACGTTACTCCACCTACGCTATGTTGGCTGGCGATCCTTCCATCTTGGATGAGCGTGTATTGAACGGTTTGAAAGAAACCTACAATTCCTTGGGCGTACCTGTTGGTGCTACCGTACAAGCTATCAATTCCATGAAAGAAGTTACTGCTAGCTTGGTTGGTCCCGACGCTGGTAAAGAAATGGGCGTATACTTCGACTACATTTGCTCTGGCTTAAGCTAG
- a CDS encoding alpha-amylase family glycosyl hydrolase, whose product MRDVIFHAFNWKYKDIINAVDKIHDIGYGAILIPPPLYSDKNGDQWWQRYQPKDYRVLLSHLGGKQELLDLIEKCHQTEPKIRVYADIVINHMANENRADRLNFPGEAELEKYRTDPTFEDNLLYGDLSEGLFSPWDFNQTGNIQGHEWSNRNRVIYGSLSNLPDLNDSPWVLLQQRNMFIALANMGFDGFRIDAIKHITERMIDNFADRDEIASKYLFGEVLTGSDDDENIFIDPFLQETWISAYDFPLFQTIREAFGFGGSLRRLARPEAEGNALPWYRAVTFVINHDIPYNDGFRSWLLDRHDEHLAYAYILGKDGGVPLIFSDHNESVEKHPEDTDRWTKITERVDLLKMIRFHNAVRGQPMAILYESDTVLVFRRGNMGIVAINKGGTENWVEFNTWGLKNPGNYQDFIHQHEMKLSGDRFTLYVPPRTAQMWLAD is encoded by the coding sequence ATGCGCGACGTAATCTTTCATGCTTTTAATTGGAAATACAAAGATATTATCAATGCAGTCGATAAAATTCATGATATTGGTTATGGTGCAATCCTAATTCCTCCGCCTTTATACTCAGATAAAAATGGCGACCAATGGTGGCAACGTTATCAACCGAAAGATTATCGAGTTCTTTTGTCTCATTTAGGAGGAAAACAAGAACTCCTTGACTTGATTGAGAAATGTCATCAGACTGAACCCAAAATTCGAGTCTATGCCGATATAGTCATTAATCATATGGCTAATGAAAATAGAGCGGATCGATTAAATTTTCCAGGTGAAGCTGAACTTGAGAAATATAGAACCGATCCAACATTTGAAGATAATCTTTTATACGGTGATTTAAGCGAAGGTCTGTTCTCGCCTTGGGATTTTAATCAAACTGGCAATATTCAAGGTCATGAATGGTCTAACCGAAATAGAGTTATATATGGCAGTTTAAGCAATTTGCCCGATCTCAACGATTCACCTTGGGTTTTATTGCAACAACGAAATATGTTTATTGCCCTAGCAAATATGGGTTTTGATGGTTTTCGGATTGATGCAATCAAACACATAACGGAAAGGATGATTGATAATTTTGCCGATCGCGACGAAATAGCTTCTAAGTATCTATTCGGCGAAGTTTTAACTGGTAGCGATGACGATGAGAATATTTTTATCGATCCTTTTCTTCAAGAAACTTGGATATCTGCCTACGATTTTCCTCTATTCCAAACTATTAGAGAGGCGTTTGGTTTTGGTGGCTCATTAAGAAGACTAGCTCGTCCCGAAGCTGAGGGCAATGCCCTGCCTTGGTATCGGGCAGTCACTTTTGTTATTAATCATGACATTCCCTATAACGATGGTTTTCGCAGTTGGTTGTTAGATCGACACGATGAGCATTTGGCTTATGCTTATATCCTAGGAAAAGATGGAGGAGTTCCTTTAATATTTTCTGACCATAATGAATCAGTCGAGAAACATCCTGAAGACACAGATAGATGGACAAAGATTACCGAACGGGTAGATCTGCTCAAGATGATTCGTTTCCATAATGCTGTTCGCGGACAACCAATGGCAATCTTATACGAAAGCGATACTGTATTAGTCTTCCGTCGAGGAAATATGGGAATTGTTGCTATTAATAAAGGTGGAACGGAGAATTGGGTTGAATTTAATACTTGGGGTTTAAAAAATCCAGGTAACTATCAAGATTTTATTCACCAACATGAGATGAAACTTTCTGGCGATCGCTTTACTCTCTATGTTCCTCCCAGAACCGCCCAAATGTGGCTGGCAGATTAG
- a CDS encoding phycobilisome linker polypeptide, with translation MRMFKVTACVPSQTRIRTQRELQNTYFTKLVPYENWFREQQRIQKMGGQIVKVELATGKQGMNTGLK, from the coding sequence ATGCGGATGTTTAAAGTTACTGCTTGCGTTCCCAGCCAAACTAGAATTCGTACTCAACGCGAACTTCAAAATACCTACTTTACCAAATTAGTTCCTTACGAAAACTGGTTCCGCGAACAGCAACGCATTCAAAAAATGGGTGGACAGATTGTTAAGGTAGAACTAGCTACCGGAAAGCAAGGTATGAATACTGGTTTAAAGTAG
- a CDS encoding sialidase family protein translates to MNILRKQLHFTHLLRKLSFFILLISTAAILLVSNNFSVISVRANTQQSFKWSNVNIQGMGYVTGMAISEAKPLRGNAPVKTNDVYVRTDIGGAYRFDRKNQKWLPLMDMFDTNFSGGGIGVESIAVDPQKPSRVYVAVKHGSSIITENKRKKYKYSGEVMVSDDRGNTWKPTGLGKKDVFMGANQEYRSDTGERLMVDPNKSDIIYFASRRDGLWRKSDKQGWTQVSSGLPAAKSLPEYNKSNGKENKDIPGFTFVAFDQNAGKANQATKIIYVGVHGKGVWQSKNAGQTWRNISGGKDPLRGTVASDGTLYVSFGTKPKNGGKKSGGVRKYENGKWNDITPDGDKRVYSAVTVQKNNPKSVIAIADKYLYRSNNGGNTWNKQTMYMGAYDPNYPKDKVNPSAPKYYQSYSGTGASVVVIDPANPKRVWWTNGWGVACTDNITAKEPNFKWLMQNLEELDANLVRVPPVPKSQGGADLISAVQDMIGFRHANRHQVPKEKINPANISVNPAYKWANPDWDKYPVPFPHVAGATGMDYAYKKPNYAAFVGFHQWQAYHPVHGITKDNGKTWQGFESVPTENMWKEEKSQRGKTVAMGGQIAMSPTNPNNMVWSPTWGPYTHYTKDGGKTWKLAHNLDHDPKPKPFDPNNDKHTHYDALPKSWANSIHPYLSSYILAADRQDPEGKTFYYYNGWTFFYSNDGGANWRKGASNELPTWMVRPAIVPNPTKQSDVWMSFARNPEDVEGNKLYRSVDGGKNFKPIASVDTCEFVTFGKGSSSKNPYVYIFGRVNGAKKDAMYISKNMGRTWKQISNPEKQQFPGLTWLEGDMRNTNLVYAALAGRGIMVGEQ, encoded by the coding sequence ATGAATATCCTCCGCAAACAACTACATTTCACTCATCTACTGCGTAAATTAAGTTTTTTTATATTGCTGATATCTACAGCAGCAATACTGCTAGTTAGCAATAACTTTAGCGTCATATCTGTTCGAGCAAATACGCAGCAATCATTTAAATGGAGTAACGTTAATATTCAGGGTATGGGTTACGTTACGGGAATGGCGATTAGCGAAGCTAAACCCCTTCGGGGTAACGCACCCGTAAAAACCAATGATGTATATGTCCGCACGGATATTGGTGGTGCTTATCGCTTCGACCGCAAAAATCAGAAATGGCTGCCACTGATGGATATGTTTGATACAAACTTTTCCGGTGGTGGCATAGGTGTTGAAAGTATAGCTGTTGACCCGCAAAAGCCTAGCCGCGTTTATGTTGCGGTAAAGCATGGAAGCTCGATTATTACGGAGAACAAGAGAAAGAAGTATAAATATTCTGGTGAGGTGATGGTTTCCGATGATAGAGGAAATACTTGGAAACCAACAGGATTAGGTAAGAAAGATGTCTTCATGGGAGCTAACCAAGAATATCGTTCCGATACGGGTGAACGCTTGATGGTAGACCCAAATAAAAGTGACATAATTTACTTTGCTTCCCGCCGCGACGGACTGTGGAGAAAGAGCGACAAGCAAGGGTGGACGCAGGTTAGTAGTGGATTACCGGCGGCTAAAAGCTTACCGGAATACAATAAATCAAATGGTAAAGAGAACAAAGATATACCGGGCTTTACTTTTGTTGCTTTCGATCAAAATGCTGGCAAAGCCAACCAAGCGACAAAAATAATATACGTCGGAGTTCACGGAAAAGGCGTATGGCAAAGTAAAAATGCAGGTCAAACCTGGCGCAATATTTCGGGAGGAAAAGACCCCTTACGCGGAACAGTTGCTTCTGATGGTACGCTGTACGTGAGTTTTGGCACCAAACCGAAAAATGGTGGTAAGAAATCCGGTGGAGTGCGTAAATATGAAAACGGAAAATGGAATGATATCACTCCCGATGGCGATAAAAGAGTTTATTCAGCTGTAACAGTACAGAAGAATAATCCCAAATCAGTAATAGCAATTGCCGATAAATATCTTTACCGTTCCAATAATGGTGGTAATACTTGGAACAAGCAAACTATGTACATGGGTGCTTACGATCCAAACTATCCCAAAGATAAAGTAAATCCGTCAGCACCAAAATACTATCAGTCTTATTCTGGAACCGGTGCATCGGTGGTTGTAATCGATCCAGCAAACCCAAAAAGAGTTTGGTGGACAAACGGTTGGGGTGTGGCTTGTACCGATAACATAACTGCAAAAGAGCCGAATTTTAAATGGTTGATGCAGAATTTGGAAGAACTTGATGCGAACTTAGTGCGAGTTCCCCCGGTTCCTAAATCTCAAGGAGGAGCAGATTTAATCAGTGCGGTACAGGACATGATTGGTTTTCGCCACGCCAACCGTCATCAAGTACCGAAGGAAAAAATTAATCCAGCAAACATAAGTGTAAATCCAGCTTATAAATGGGCAAATCCCGACTGGGATAAATACCCCGTACCATTTCCTCACGTAGCGGGAGCAACGGGTATGGATTATGCTTACAAAAAACCTAACTATGCTGCATTTGTGGGTTTTCACCAGTGGCAGGCATATCATCCAGTACACGGTATAACTAAAGATAACGGAAAAACTTGGCAAGGTTTTGAGTCAGTACCCACAGAAAATATGTGGAAAGAGGAAAAATCTCAGCGAGGAAAAACCGTTGCAATGGGCGGTCAAATTGCCATGTCGCCGACAAATCCCAACAACATGGTTTGGTCGCCGACTTGGGGACCTTATACGCACTACACCAAAGATGGTGGTAAAACCTGGAAACTAGCGCATAATTTAGACCACGATCCAAAACCAAAACCTTTTGACCCCAACAACGACAAACATACCCATTACGATGCATTACCTAAATCTTGGGCAAATAGCATACATCCATACTTAAGCTCGTATATTTTAGCAGCCGACCGTCAAGACCCCGAAGGTAAAACTTTTTACTATTACAACGGTTGGACATTCTTTTACAGCAACGATGGTGGAGCAAATTGGAGGAAGGGGGCATCGAATGAATTACCTACGTGGATGGTGCGTCCGGCAATAGTTCCCAATCCAACCAAGCAGAGTGATGTGTGGATGAGTTTTGCTCGCAACCCGGAAGATGTTGAAGGCAACAAACTGTATCGTTCTGTTGACGGAGGTAAAAATTTTAAACCAATCGCATCAGTAGATACTTGCGAATTTGTCACCTTTGGTAAAGGTTCTTCCAGTAAAAATCCTTACGTTTATATATTTGGACGTGTCAATGGAGCAAAAAAAGATGCCATGTACATTTCCAAAAATATGGGTAGAACCTGGAAGCAAATTAGCAACCCCGAAAAGCAGCAATTTCCCGGACTTACCTGGTTAGAAGGCGACATGCGAAATACCAACTTAGTTTATGCAGCTTTGGCAGGGCGTGGAATTATGGTTGGGGAACAGTGA
- the apcA gene encoding allophycocyanin subunit alpha, giving the protein MSIVTKSIVNADAEARYLSPGELDRIKGFVTGGEKRLRIAQMLTENRERIVKQAGDQLFQKRPDVVSPGGNAYGQEMTATCLRDMDYYLRLVTYGIVAGDVTPIEEIGIVGVREMYKSLGTPIDAVAEGVRAMKNVATGMMSAEDSGEAGSYFDYLVGAMQ; this is encoded by the coding sequence ATGAGTATCGTCACAAAGTCCATCGTTAATGCTGATGCAGAGGCTCGTTACCTCAGCCCTGGCGAATTAGATAGAATTAAAGGTTTTGTTACAGGCGGCGAGAAGCGTTTGCGGATTGCTCAAATGCTAACCGAAAATCGCGAGCGCATCGTTAAGCAAGCTGGCGACCAATTGTTCCAAAAGCGTCCTGACGTTGTATCTCCTGGCGGTAATGCTTACGGTCAAGAAATGACCGCTACCTGCTTGCGCGATATGGATTACTATCTACGCTTGGTTACCTACGGAATCGTTGCTGGTGATGTTACACCCATCGAAGAAATCGGTATCGTAGGCGTTCGCGAAATGTACAAGTCCCTCGGAACTCCTATTGATGCAGTTGCCGAAGGCGTTCGCGCTATGAAGAACGTTGCTACTGGCATGATGTCTGCTGAAGACTCTGGCGAAGCTGGTTCTTACTTTGACTATTTAGTAGGTGCGATGCAGTAG
- a CDS encoding pentapeptide repeat-containing protein: MSLNFSHKNLRGYSFKNQDLTKADFSYSDIRGANFTNAILKDANFHHAVAGVQNFRVICLMAFSFFMAALCGYASGLTGIIASQYLASVYGGSTSIVSGVSGITNHVVGVTAVIIFSLLGLFFIGTIYRGFSADVWFILAGSEAVIIVIIGLVSIIIWGYPGLKAAVLGAWGAAGAGLWSLIGVITIALAVFWSAQEPFFGKILKVAAWVLGLLTAIFIFSAVFQVSDVALPLTLFLATVVTCVGIYSGFKALGEDKKYALIRTVGINISTIGGTSFRSTDLTNADLSHAILKNTDFTNANLTRTNFHLAKKLDLSRVKNTILINSEVRNLVVTKQGANKSYKGFNLQGANLENANLNDINLTEADISEATLKNAVLERANLTKTQALKSNFQQANLTAACLEGWNIDSTTQLENTICEYIFLLNNQRERRPSSGDFAPGEFAKLFQVVLNTVDLIFRNGLDLQGLSAALTKVRNANQGTNIAIQSIENKGDGVVVVRVEVPEDTDKQKIHAEFTQGYQVALQALEAKYQAELQSKDEQIALYRQHQADLRNLMQIAAPRHKQQQEKLVILNLHQGDLQNGFSVTLRIAKQGNHPYFESKGKLPPAIELKEYYQKWRIAYRQSLGINSRLDIPDTQITNISQCDYFHECSVSAEKLQQNINSWLNSDIFRPIKEQLLEQLNPSDAVRFILQTEDKQVRKLPLQLWDFFDRYLKVEMALSSASYKSSEKLLAPGKVRILAILGNSSGINIDKDRELLENLPNAEVVFLVEPQRQQLNDELWAQSWNILFFAGHSSTVSVENTKADNPRNIEQKEEREEGRICINQTDTLTIAELKYALTKAIERGLFLAIFNSCDGLGLAADLADLQLPQMIVMREPVPDKVAQEFLKNFLQEYSQGKTLYQSVRGGREKLQGLENEFPCATWLPVICQNPAEIPPLW; encoded by the coding sequence ATGTCTTTAAATTTTTCTCATAAAAATCTCCGGGGTTATTCTTTCAAAAATCAAGACTTAACAAAAGCGGATTTTTCGTATTCAGATATTCGCGGTGCTAATTTCACGAATGCTATTTTAAAAGATGCCAATTTTCACCATGCTGTTGCTGGAGTGCAAAATTTTAGAGTCATTTGTTTAATGGCTTTTTCATTTTTTATGGCTGCGCTTTGCGGATATGCATCTGGTTTAACGGGAATTATTGCTTCACAATATCTTGCTTCTGTTTACGGTGGAAGTACAAGTATTGTTAGCGGTGTTAGTGGGATAACTAATCATGTGGTTGGAGTTACTGCTGTGATTATCTTTTCACTACTAGGACTTTTCTTTATTGGGACTATTTATAGAGGCTTTTCAGCAGATGTATGGTTTATTTTAGCTGGCTCTGAAGCTGTAATTATCGTAATTATTGGGTTAGTTTCAATTATTATTTGGGGTTATCCTGGTTTAAAAGCTGCGGTTTTAGGAGCTTGGGGTGCCGCTGGAGCGGGACTTTGGTCTTTAATTGGAGTTATTACTATTGCTTTAGCAGTATTTTGGTCTGCCCAAGAACCTTTTTTTGGCAAAATATTAAAAGTAGCGGCTTGGGTTTTAGGTTTATTAACTGCAATATTTATTTTTAGTGCTGTATTTCAAGTTTCAGATGTTGCTTTACCTCTAACTTTGTTTTTGGCTACAGTGGTTACTTGTGTGGGAATATATTCTGGTTTCAAAGCTTTAGGTGAAGATAAAAAATATGCTTTGATTCGTACTGTAGGAATTAATATTTCTACTATTGGTGGAACAAGTTTCCGCAGTACAGATTTGACGAATGCCGATTTATCTCATGCAATTCTCAAAAATACTGACTTTACAAATGCTAATTTGACTCGTACTAATTTTCATTTAGCAAAAAAGCTCGATCTATCCAGAGTAAAAAATACTATTTTAATTAATTCAGAAGTGAGAAATTTAGTTGTTACCAAACAAGGTGCAAATAAATCCTACAAAGGCTTCAATCTTCAAGGTGCAAATCTTGAAAATGCTAATCTCAACGATATTAACTTAACCGAAGCCGATATCAGCGAAGCCACTTTAAAAAATGCTGTACTAGAAAGAGCTAATTTAACAAAAACTCAAGCTTTAAAATCTAACTTTCAACAAGCTAATTTAACTGCTGCTTGTTTAGAAGGATGGAATATTGACAGCACTACACAACTAGAAAACACAATTTGCGAATATATCTTTTTGCTTAACAATCAACGCGAACGTCGTCCGAGTAGCGGAGATTTTGCACCTGGTGAATTTGCAAAGTTATTTCAAGTAGTACTAAATACTGTTGATCTAATTTTTCGTAATGGCTTGGATTTACAGGGTTTATCTGCTGCTTTAACAAAAGTTAGGAATGCAAACCAAGGTACCAATATTGCGATTCAAAGTATTGAAAATAAAGGTGATGGTGTTGTTGTCGTGCGGGTAGAAGTCCCCGAAGATACCGATAAACAAAAAATTCATGCCGAATTTACTCAAGGTTATCAAGTCGCATTGCAAGCTTTAGAAGCAAAATATCAAGCCGAATTGCAAAGTAAGGACGAGCAAATTGCACTTTATCGCCAGCATCAAGCAGATTTAAGAAATTTAATGCAGATAGCTGCTCCCAGGCACAAGCAGCAACAAGAAAAATTGGTAATTCTCAATTTGCATCAAGGTGATTTACAAAATGGCTTTTCGGTAACGTTGCGAATTGCCAAACAAGGAAATCATCCTTATTTTGAATCTAAAGGTAAATTACCACCGGCGATAGAGTTAAAAGAATATTATCAAAAATGGCGAATAGCTTACCGGCAAAGTTTAGGAATTAATTCTCGGTTAGATATTCCCGATACTCAAATTACTAATATCAGTCAGTGCGATTATTTTCATGAATGCTCTGTAAGTGCTGAAAAGTTACAGCAAAATATCAATTCATGGCTCAATTCTGATATATTTAGACCTATAAAAGAACAACTTTTAGAACAGTTAAACCCCAGCGACGCAGTTAGGTTTATTCTGCAAACCGAAGATAAACAAGTACGAAAATTGCCTTTACAACTGTGGGATTTTTTTGATCGGTATCTTAAGGTAGAAATGGCTTTAAGCAGTGCGAGCTATAAAAGTTCGGAGAAATTATTAGCTCCAGGTAAAGTCAGAATTCTAGCAATTTTGGGTAACAGCAGCGGAATTAATATTGATAAAGATCGAGAATTATTAGAAAATTTACCAAATGCAGAAGTTGTCTTTTTAGTAGAGCCTCAAAGACAGCAGCTAAACGATGAACTTTGGGCACAATCTTGGAATATTTTATTTTTTGCGGGACATAGTTCTACTGTATCTGTTGAAAATACAAAAGCGGATAACCCCAGAAACATTGAGCAGAAAGAGGAAAGAGAAGAAGGACGAATTTGTATTAATCAAACGGACACTTTAACTATTGCCGAGTTGAAATATGCTCTTACAAAAGCGATTGAGCGAGGTTTATTTTTGGCAATCTTTAACTCCTGCGATGGTTTAGGGTTAGCTGCGGATTTAGCAGATTTACAGCTTCCGCAAATGATAGTTATGCGCGAGCCGGTTCCCGATAAAGTAGCGCAGGAGTTTCTTAAAAACTTCTTGCAAGAATATTCTCAAGGAAAAACCTTGTATCAATCGGTACGTGGAGGTAGAGAAAAATTGCAAGGTTTAGAGAATGAATTTCCCTGCGCTACTTGGTTACCGGTTATCTGTCAAAATCCCGCAGAAATTCCACCTTTGTGGTAG